A genomic region of Palaemon carinicauda isolate YSFRI2023 chromosome 11, ASM3689809v2, whole genome shotgun sequence contains the following coding sequences:
- the LOC137649493 gene encoding uncharacterized protein: MDPSSKLDGRSKMDSGSKMNPGSFKDPGSLKDARSEMDPGSKMNPGSFKDPGSLKDARSEMDPGSKMNPGSFKDPGSLKDARSEMDPGSKMNPGSFKDPGSLKDARSEMDPGSKMNPGSFKDPGSLKDARSEMDPGSKMNPGSFKDPGSLKDTRSEMDPGSKMNPGSLRTVTLK; this comes from the coding sequence ATGGACCCTAGCTCCAAATTGGACGGCAGGTCCAAAATGGACTCTGGCTCCAAAATGAACCCCGGCTCCTTCAAGGACCCCGGCTCTTTAAAGGACGCCAGGTCCGAAATGGATCCAGGCTCCAAAATGAACCCCGGCTCCTTCAAGGACCCCGGCTCTTTAAAGGACGCCAGGTCCGAAATGGATCCTGGCTCCAAAATGAACCCCGGCTCCTTCAAGGACCCCGGTTCTTTAAAGGACGCCAGGTCCGAAATGGATCCAGGCTCCAAAATGAACCCCGGCTCCTTCAAGGACCCCGGCTCTTTAAAGGACGCCAGGTCCGAAATGGATCCTGGCTCCAAAATGAACCCCGGCTCCTTCAAGGACCCCGGCTCTTTAAAGGACGCCAGGTCCGAAATGGATCCAGGCTCCAAAATGAACCCCGGCTCCTTCAAGGACCCCGGCTCTTTAAAGGACACCAGGTCCGAAATGGACCCTGGCTCTAAAATGAACCCCGGctccttaagaacagtaacattaaaataa
- the LOC137650228 gene encoding uncharacterized protein has translation MAVIWLQGLVSILAHLWMPGKCESATSESVSTTPSNFPWLYPVIAPPTDHTIPLCNNRVTNSCFLPGPTAMPWDSAHKFCRSQNGFLIAKTHQLKSVSSYWPPQNLTVELNDSASSFRLRNLSVQDLTWTALTKHNGHYQWLSQFPDYFPAIGQFVPWSPPSKCSQQCGGHDVLNQRTHLLSCCQPLLFFCFLPEIPSWQSEIDSNDFELRVSANMKSNNGWVEVSVTDFSDLVIDCSAFHKKSGSLLEVQPSVFWSKDGVYIDHPVRNLLPATFYDATKFDVPLDGSNTSHPELKQGTFWCESWVPNSPLRIASNKILVTLKEWLVLIADANRDEPFSPDCLDNLTEKMREKLRETFKPVLPNIGSYTVDVINVQKNVSKDQKRMLVSYKFHVHLPTADNCLEHILDIMKDNKVLFSNKGYLNTSSIYFGTYCVEQRVNYHYGNVIVWPFSKAGRVNPKNYRCRTTNNKLNYGYCQWNYTHGASIEFDPSECKSFEFCPSGYTSIANHLCMAVSKPDTWDNGLKDMYRIPNVTGILDLLDSPHFDEFLHYVYDLGNQSLIDKYGSSVIWLPLRRVIDKGPLEYLGPGELIYPYKEYKQAESYGISWGPHQPANSQNCLALNLITKNLLTLDCSNDLPYISFLNVSGLEKIPTYKWKSITPQLIVNDTRCPEDWFSSAFYNEKIICFKLFLNIGNTTWQRAENFCKHNGADLPTPGKGFLDWVFRQHISEQNAASVWMAGDSAYGNGQIMEFVNWKASTDYSQTYGSLSTEGWEKEPRNAMKSNILCQMEINSNYEPRMNLHIEKKKRKLKSLGFKREVLISTVCLEVTDFSGDSNDIKCYVNGKYVPLEKINNPSCTYSVGRLQGYYQCHLWGKNPSVYIKSNEVLNIVTDVLTFAVTLVQDVSYSPEKHDSTFIYETKIDYITDCATSFIGYIESNIDDIVVSSKNLFYTPGQKNSTLFHNFNIEMKTRNPSDILISEYDMLVQLVALFTQDRNFSGCELASIQSTVGCLGEVTKVYGSSEMNLSWPTVMGNKVVLPKELCINDKGEPVCRKCEGNFLQGYHWGEISDGCTGEPTDVTKSLWNISQSERSDDLKVISNLISDGAKLLPVDIHFLATKFQHISRTGVPNGIGLEQIVEMLNNIMEADEEAFESVQLKLNSSGILFEAFENITFKINLPPSNGGDRVKFATRKLVSVERLDLEVNSSIIGYQSVDGGRKQKTIKKNYDEKSINGDTAIIFPENLTYIVANMGSEKEMETVKLTFAVYRTPKLFQDHSSFPNYSVKGDIVQASYDGKIVKDLGEPVKLLFRRSAMGNDSKCVFWDFGKNNGLGGWSTDGCWRGVQMGDYDVCLCNHLTCFAQLINYNEEAFGGLHAIALDIITLIGCSLSIVGLLMVFATFCLFKKWRRSLSNKILVNLSISVFCSIVIFLAGINQTWNTILCRSVAVSLHYFILASFGWMLVEAVHQYLKFVKVVGTYIPRFLWKASVSAWGLPVLPIIVVLVYDSTLYDNKGSDDLEDAICWMSSECFMYAFLPPLAVTMMVNLIMFTMIIHGAVCGRARVNSTMSERSLFLSQLSMAVCVFFLLGFTWIFGLLSIWKGRLLFSYLFCIFNTLQGFFIFLFHLCRERTARRLWKDFLSVITRVPVSTSDPVHSNNIHSLQRRYHLDNVTYNQGGGILVLPRRVSAETVRTMSTLGNSRRVSAETVRTMSTLGNSRTSYRP, from the exons ATGGCTGTCATTTGGCTCCAAGGGCTGGTATCTATTTTGGCACACCTATGGATGCCTGGAAAATGCGAGTCAGCAACATCAGAATCAGTATCCACAACTCCAAGTAACTTTCCATGGCTGTATCCAGTTATTGCACCTCCCACGGACCACACAATACCTCTTTGCAACAACAGAGTTACCAACAGCTGCTTTCTACCAGGACCTACAGCAATG CCGTGGGATTCTGCCCACAAGTTCTGCCGGAGCCAGAACGGATTTCTCATCGCCAAAACCCATCAGTTAAAGTCTGTGAGTAGCTACTGGCCTCCTCAGAACTTGACAGTCGAACTGAATGACTCAGCGTCCTCCTTTCGACTCAGAAATCTATCTGTTCAAGACCTAACCTGGACTGCGCTGACAAAACACAATGGACATTACCAGTGGCTCTCGCAATTTCCTG attattttccagCTATTGGTCAATTTGTCCCTTGGTCTCCACCGAGCAAATGCTCCCAACAATGTGGAGGTCATGATGTCCTCAACCAACGTACCCATCTTCTCTCATGCTGCCAGCCACtgctcttcttttgttttttacccGAAATCCCTTCTTGGCAAA GTGAAATTGATTCAAATGATTTTGAACTACGAGTTAGCGCCAACATGAAGTCAAACAATGGATGGGTGGAAGTTTCCGTAACAGACTTCTCAGACCTAGTCATTGACTGCTCGGCCTTCCATAAAAAGTCTGGCAGCCTTCTGGAAGTTCAGCCGTCGGTTTTCTGGTCAAAG GATGGAGTTTACATAGATCACCCGGTCAGGAATCTCCTCCCTGCGACATTCTATGACGCCACGAAATTTGACGTGCCACTTGATGGATCAAACACGTCCCACCCAGAACTCAAACAAGGAACATTCTGGTGCGAGTCGTGGGTCCCAAATTCGCCTCTCCGCATCGCGAGCAACAAGATTTTAGTAACGCTCAAGGAATGGTTGGTTCTGATAGCAGACGCAAATAGAGATGAACCCTTCAGCCCGGATTGTTTGGACAACCTTACTGAGAAAATGCGTGAGAAATTACGAGAGACATTCAAGCCTGTTTTGCCTAATATTGGCAGCTACACTGTCGATGTGATTAATGTTCAGAAAAATGTATCAAAAGATCAAAAGAGAATGTTGGTGAGTTATAAATTTCATGTACATTTGCCTACTGCTGATAACTGTCTTGAGCACATCTTGGATATTATGAAAGACAATAAGGTTCTTTTTAGTAACAAAGGTTACCTCAATACCTCATCTATATACTTTGGAACATATTGCGTTGAACAAAGGGTAAACTACCATTATGGAAACGTCATAGTGTGGCCCTTTTCAAAAGCAGGTAGAGTCAACCCTAAAAATTACAGGTGTAGGacaacaaataataaattgaattatGGCTATTGCCAATGGAATTACACTCACGGTGCTTCTATAGAGTTTGATCCCTCTGAGTGCAAGAGCTTTGAGTTCTGTCCTTCAGGGTACACGAGTATAGCAAATCATCTTTGCATGGCTGTCTCAAAGCCTGACACATGGGATAATGGATTGAAAGATATGTATAGAATTCCCAATGTAACTGGCATTCTTGACTTACTGGATTCCCCTCACTTTGATGAATTTTTACATTATGTGTATGATTTAGGTAATCAGTCATTGATAGACAAATATGGAAGCTCTGTCATATGGCTTCCATTACGAAGGGTGATAGACAAAGGTCCTCTGGAATATCTTGGCCCGGGGGAGTTGATTTATCCATACAAGGAGTACAAGCAGGCCGAATCATATGGAATCTCTTGGGGACCACATCAACCAGCCAATAGTCAAAATTGTTTAGCTCTAAACTTGATAACTAAAAATCTTTTGACTCTTGACTGCAGTAATGATTTGCCTTACATCAGCTTCTTGAATGTTTCTGGTTTAGAAAAGATTCCAACATACAAATGGAAGTCTATAACGCCACAATTAATTGTAAATGATACCCGTTGTCCAGAGGACTGGTTCTCATCTGCATTTTACAATGAAAAGATAATTTGCTTCAAACTATTTTTAAACATAGGGAACACCACTTGGCAACGAGCGGAAAACTTCTGCAAGCATAATGGAGCTGATTTGCCCACACCTGGCAAAGGATTTTTAGACTGGGTTTTTCGACAACATATTAGTGAACAGAATGCGGCAAGTGTTTGGATGGCAGGAGATTCTGCGTATGGAAATGGCCAGATCATGGAATTTGTAAACTGGAAAGCCTCCACAGATTATTCTCAAACATATGGCTCTCTTAGCACAGAAGGCTGGGAGAAAGAACCTAGAAATGCAATGAAATCAAACATCTTATGTCAAATGGAGATCAACTCAAATTATGAACCACGAATGAATTTAcacatagaaaagaaaaaaagaaaattaaaatcccTGGGATTTAAACGTGAGGTATTGATTTCAACAGTCTGCTTAGAAGTGACTGATTTTTCAGGGGATTCAAATGACATAAAATGTTATGTCAATGGTAAATATGTTCCCTTAGAGAAAATAAATAACCCTTCCTGTACTTACAGTGTTGGGAGATTACAAGGATATTATCAATGCCATCTTTGGGGGAAGAATCCATCAGTTTATATCAAATCTAATGAAGTCCTTAACATTGTCACAGATGTTTTGACCTTTGCTGTAACTTTAGTACAGGATGTTTCTTACAGTCCAGAAAAACACGATAGTACTTTCATCTATGAGACTAAAATTGATTATATAACAGACTGTGCCACCTCCTTTATTGGCTACATAGAAAGTAATATAGATGACATAGTTGTTTCAAGTAAGAACTTATTCTATACCCCGGGCCAAAAGAACTCCACTTTATTTCACAATTTTAATATTGAAATGAAAACAAGAAATCCCTCTGATATCTTAATAAGTGAATATGACATGCTGGTACAACTTGTGGCCCTGTTTACTCAGGACCGGAATTTTTCGGGTTGTGAATTAGCCAGCATTCAAAGCACCGTAGGCTGTTTAGGAGAAGTCACAAAAGTTTATGGATCGTCCGAGATGAATCTTTCATGGCCTACTGTTATGGGGAACAAAGTTGTTTTGCCAAAAGAACTCTGCATAAATGACAAAGGAGAACCAGTTTGCCGAAAATGTGAGGGTAATTTCCTACAGGGATATCACTGGGGTGAAATTTCTGATGGTTGTACAGGTGAGCCGACTGATGTCACAAAATCCTTATGGAACATCAGTCAGAGTGAGAGAAGTGATGACCTCAAGGTCATATCTAATCTTATATCTGATGGGGCTAAGCTTCTGCCAGTCGATATACATTTTCTTGCTACAAAATTCCAGCATATTTCCAGAACAGGAGTTCCTAATGGAATAGGATTAGAGCAAATAGTTGAAATGCTCAATAATATCATGGAAGCAGATGAAGAGGCTTTCGAATCTGTTCAACTTAAGCTCAATAGTTCTGGCATCCTTTTTGAAGCAtttgaaaatattacatttaagATTAATCTGCCACCTTCCAATGGAGGAGACAGGGTAAAATTTGCAACAAGGAAACTGGTTTCTGTTGAGCGTTTAGATTTAGAAGTGAATTCCAGTATAATAGGCTATCAGTCAGTTGATGGtggaagaaaacaaaaaacaattaagaaaaattatgatgaaaaatcTATCAATGGGGATACTGCCATTATATTCCCAGAAAATCTCACTTACATTGTTGCAAACATGGGATCTGAAAAGGAAATGGAAACAGTGAAGCTAACATTTGCTGTTTACAGGACCCCTAAGCTGTTTCAGGATCATTCATCCTTTCCAAACTACTCAGTAAAAGGAGACATTGTGCAAGCTAGTTATGATGGCAAGATAGTCAAAGACCTGGGAGAGCCTGTGAAGCTTCTATTCAGGCGCTCTGCCATGGGAAATGATTCGAAATGTGTCTTTTGGGACTTTGGGAAGAATAATGGCCTAGGTGGGTGGTCGACTGATGGATGCTGGAGAGGGGTGCAGATGGGTGATTATGACGTTTGCCTTTGCAACCACTTAACATGTTTTGCTCAGCTCATAAATTACAATGAGGAGGCATTTGGTGGTCTTCATGCTATTGCTTTAGATATCATAACATTAATAGGTTGCAGTTTGTCTATTGTTGGGCTCTTGATGGTTTTTGCAACTTTCTGCCTTTTTAAAAAATGGCGAAGGTCTTTAAGCAACAAAATTCTGGTAAATTTGTCTATCTCTGTGTTTTGTAGCATTGTTATTTTTCTTGCTGGCATTAATCAGACATGGAACACCATCTTATGCCGAAGTGTCGCTGTTTCTCTCCACTACTTTATCCTTGCCTCCTTTGGTTGGATGCTTGTTGAAGCAGTTCACCAGTATCTTAAATTCGTCAAAGTTGTCGGTACCTACATTCCAAGATTTTTATGGAAAGCTTCAGTAAGTGCCTGGGGTCTGCCAGTTCTACCCATCATTGTAGTTTTGGTGTATGATAGTACACTCTATGACAATAAAGGGTCAGATGATCTCGAAGATGCCATTTGCTGGATGTCGAGTGAGTGTTTCATGTACGCATTTCTCCCACCGCTGGCAGTTACCATGATGGTTAACCTGATAATGTTCACCATGATAATCCATGGAGCCGTTTGCGGCAGAGCGCGGGTGAATTCCACTATGTCGGAACGATCCCTTTTCTTGAGCCAGTTGAGCATGGCAGTTTGTGTATTCTTCCTGCTCGGTTTCACTTGGATATTTGGCCTTTTATCAATATGGAAGGGTCGCTTGTTATTTTCCTACCTCTTTTGCATTTTCAATACACTTCAaggattttttatatttctcttccacttgtgtcGAGAGCGGACGGCAAGGAGACTATGGAAGGATTTCCTCTCTGTGATAACCAGGGTTCCTGTGTCAACCTCTGACCCCGTCCATTCTAATAACATTCATTCCTTACAGCGTAGATACCATTTAGACAATGTCACGTACAATCAGGGAGGAGGAATTCTAGTTCTTCCTCGGAGAGTGTCTGCCGAGACTGTCCGAACAATGTCTACTTTGGGCAACTCTCGGAGAGTGTCTGCCGAGACTGTCCGAACAATGTCTACTTTGGGGAACTCTCGGACCTCTTACAGACCTTAG